From one Desulfuromonas acetoxidans DSM 684 genomic stretch:
- the dnaN gene encoding DNA polymerase III subunit beta: MKITTKKNDLLKGLTLVQGVVEKKKTLPILSNVLLETDKETSQLILTATDLEIGIKTHIKAEIISDGKITISAKKLYEIVKELADAEITLKVKENNWVEIINGKAKFNIVGLSSEEFPLITDKQTDNNLSIDGITLKNIIDKTFYAISNDESKFNLNGIYLHSESIDNKNYIKFVSTDGHRLSLMQIESDTKILDQKGVIFPKKGLAELRKIIDQENQDIKISILDNNAVINIKETTLVMRLIDGDFPDYKRVIPEMSDNYCQINGEILLHTLRRISLLANEKSKGINIEFLQNEINVTSSNPEYGDASETIKTIYEGNNVKIGFNSKYLIDVISNVVDKDIRIYIKDNMSPCLILPEDTNNYLAVIMPMRI; the protein is encoded by the coding sequence ATGAAAATAACCACCAAAAAAAATGATCTGTTAAAAGGTCTTACTTTGGTTCAAGGCGTCGTCGAGAAAAAGAAAACACTTCCTATTCTTTCTAACGTCCTTTTAGAAACGGACAAGGAAACTTCACAACTAATTTTAACTGCAACAGATTTAGAAATTGGAATAAAAACACACATAAAGGCAGAAATCATCAGTGATGGCAAAATAACAATATCTGCAAAAAAACTATATGAAATCGTAAAAGAACTCGCAGACGCGGAAATAACACTTAAAGTAAAAGAAAACAATTGGGTAGAAATAATAAACGGAAAAGCAAAATTCAATATCGTAGGGTTATCATCGGAAGAATTTCCACTTATTACTGATAAACAAACAGATAATAACTTAAGTATTGATGGAATAACTTTAAAAAATATTATAGATAAAACTTTTTATGCTATATCAAATGATGAAAGTAAATTCAATTTAAATGGTATATATTTACATAGTGAATCTATTGATAATAAAAACTATATAAAATTCGTTTCTACTGATGGTCATAGATTATCTTTAATGCAAATTGAATCAGATACAAAGATACTTGACCAAAAAGGAGTTATTTTTCCTAAAAAAGGTTTAGCAGAATTAAGAAAAATAATTGATCAAGAAAATCAAGATATCAAGATATCAATTCTAGACAATAATGCAGTAATAAATATTAAAGAAACTACACTCGTAATGAGATTAATTGATGGAGATTTTCCTGATTACAAACGGGTTATTCCAGAAATGAGTGATAATTATTGTCAAATTAATGGTGAAATTTTATTACATACATTACGTCGAATATCATTATTAGCAAATGAGAAATCTAAAGGTATAAATATTGAGTTTCTACAAAATGAAATAAATGTTACATCATCCAATCCGGAGTATGGTGATGCTAGCGAAACCATTAAAACAATATATGAAGGCAATAATGTTAAAATTGGATTTAATTCAAAGTACCTGATTGATGTTATATCTAATGTTGTAGATAAAGATATTCGAATCTATATCAAAGATAATATGTCTCCATGCCTTATTTTGCCTGAGGATACAAATAACTATTTAGCTGTTATTATGCCTATGCGTATCTGA
- the recF gene encoding DNA replication/repair protein RecF (All proteins in this family for which functions are known are DNA-binding proteins that assist the filamentation of RecA onto DNA for the initiation of recombination or recombinational repair.): MIEKIKLQNFRCFKELEINLNKKNIIYGLNGSGKTSLVESLYLCSNYRTLSPKTKNNDLIKFNSENAEIFINTKNKLRLSISKNKKIYLDGFESDVLSFVKSIKCVFFLSDEIFIFFSKPSSRRKYFDQLIFNLDSDYLLLVQKYIKILRNRNIQCKKNKVLELDIWTEYLKDINNRISEKKKIYVENLTKEFKKVSNDLLGKKVEFSIEIDKKEYFPGIENKEIENGRTLFGHHLEDYSLYIDGVNLNSYSSNGQKKLFLFLIKLSHLSLSEFYSYNQALIIDDLESELDNITINSILDYLSKINKQVIITNIDKLNISGFNIINLNNYN; the protein is encoded by the coding sequence ATGATAGAAAAAATAAAACTTCAAAATTTCAGATGTTTTAAAGAATTAGAAATAAATTTAAATAAAAAAAACATCATATATGGTCTTAACGGAAGTGGTAAAACTAGTCTGGTAGAATCATTATATTTATGTAGTAATTACAGAACATTATCTCCGAAAACAAAAAATAATGATCTGATTAAATTTAACTCTGAAAATGCAGAAATATTTATAAATACGAAAAATAAATTAAGATTATCAATTTCAAAGAATAAAAAAATATACCTTGATGGGTTCGAATCAGATGTTTTATCTTTCGTAAAATCAATAAAATGTGTTTTTTTTCTATCAGATGAAATTTTTATATTTTTTAGTAAGCCCTCTTCAAGAAGAAAATACTTTGATCAATTAATATTTAATTTGGATTCAGATTATTTATTATTGGTCCAAAAATATATTAAAATTTTGAGAAATAGAAATATACAATGTAAGAAAAATAAAGTTCTAGAATTAGATATATGGACTGAATATCTCAAAGATATAAATAATAGAATTTCAGAAAAAAAAAAAATATATGTTGAGAATCTTACAAAGGAATTTAAAAAAGTATCAAACGATTTATTAGGTAAAAAAGTTGAATTTTCAATAGAAATAGATAAAAAAGAATATTTTCCTGGGATAGAAAATAAAGAAATAGAAAATGGAAGAACATTATTTGGACATCATTTAGAGGATTATAGTCTATATATTGATGGTGTTAATTTGAATAGTTATTCTTCTAATGGACAAAAAAAACTATTTCTTTTCTTAATAAAATTATCACATTTAAGTTTGTCGGAATTTTATTCTTACAACCAGGCATTAATCATCGATGATTTGGAGAGTGAATTAGATAATATCACTATCAACAGTATTTTAGATTATCTTTCTAAAATAAATAAGCAAGTGATTATAACTAATATTGATAAATTAAACATAAGTGGTTTCAATATTATTAATCTTAATAACTATAATTAA
- the gyrB gene encoding DNA topoisomerase (ATP-hydrolyzing) subunit B, giving the protein MENNYSAENIKVLEGLTAVRKRPAMYIGSTSSQGLHHLVYEVVDNSIDEALAGFCDSVYVTLNVDGSVTVEDNGRGIPVDWHATENKSAAEVVMTVLHAGGKFDSDTYKVSGGLHGVGVSVVNALSSKLELEIRRNGKIYEQTYETGIPKTDLKEVSDTIKKGTKITFWPDASIFETVEYSYEVLSKRLRELAFLNAGVRVTITDDRTEKVQEFYYEGGISSFVEYLNRAKNPLHNNIIFFNGEKEGVQIEIAFQYNDGYDEKIYTFANNINTHEGGTHLVGFKAALTRTMNAYATANNLLKNIKASVSGDDLREGMAAVISVKVPDPQFEGQTKTKLGNSEIKGYVETLINEKLAVYLEENPQVAKKILEKGIEAARAREAARKARDLTRRKGALDGLSLPGKLADCQEKDPALSEIYIVEGDSAGGSAKQGRDRSNQAILPLKGKILNVEKSRFDKMLTSNEIRTLITAMGAGIGKDDFDIAKIRYHRIIIMTDADVDGSHIRTLLLTFFFRQMPEIIERGYLYIAQPPLYKLKKGKKEIYLKDEETLLDYLLSIGVENCSIDMNNGDKIIRGKQIIPTLKNIIDYDNLFEKLIHKGIKRELLKIFVENKIQFNFEDLVDLNPLVNTLQQAASHAEFTLLENPARILFTLGNVRARIDQKSLDILSSHEYKLLLQSFKQLITITKEDVVVIQQEEKEPVSVNDREELLDFFLSRAKKGQYIQRYKGLGEMNPEQLWETTMDPEKRVLLQVKIEDAVATDNIFTVLMGDQVEPRREFIENNALNVSNLDI; this is encoded by the coding sequence ATGGAAAATAATTACAGTGCTGAAAATATAAAGGTTTTAGAAGGTCTGACAGCTGTACGAAAAAGACCGGCAATGTATATTGGTTCTACAAGTAGCCAAGGATTACACCATCTCGTCTATGAGGTTGTGGATAATTCAATTGATGAGGCACTTGCAGGATTTTGTGATTCGGTTTACGTCACTTTGAATGTCGATGGATCAGTTACAGTAGAGGATAATGGACGTGGAATTCCTGTAGATTGGCATGCCACGGAAAATAAATCTGCAGCTGAAGTTGTTATGACTGTCCTTCATGCTGGAGGTAAATTTGATAGTGACACTTATAAAGTCTCTGGTGGATTACACGGAGTTGGTGTTTCAGTTGTCAATGCTTTGTCGAGTAAGCTTGAATTAGAAATTCGTAGAAATGGTAAAATATATGAGCAAACTTACGAGACAGGTATTCCTAAAACTGATTTGAAGGAAGTTTCTGACACAATTAAAAAAGGCACAAAAATAACTTTTTGGCCTGATGCAAGTATATTTGAAACTGTGGAATATTCGTACGAAGTTTTGTCTAAAAGATTGAGAGAGCTTGCATTTTTAAATGCGGGAGTACGAGTTACTATTACAGATGATAGAACAGAAAAGGTTCAGGAATTTTATTATGAAGGTGGTATTTCATCATTTGTAGAATATTTAAACAGGGCAAAAAATCCACTACATAATAATATTATATTTTTTAATGGCGAAAAAGAAGGTGTACAAATAGAAATAGCCTTTCAATATAACGACGGCTATGACGAAAAAATATATACTTTTGCAAATAATATTAATACACATGAAGGTGGAACGCATCTTGTTGGATTTAAAGCAGCATTAACACGTACTATGAATGCTTATGCAACAGCCAATAACCTTCTTAAAAATATTAAAGCATCAGTATCCGGTGATGATCTTCGTGAGGGTATGGCTGCTGTTATTTCAGTAAAAGTTCCAGATCCACAGTTTGAAGGTCAGACTAAAACAAAATTAGGCAATTCGGAGATCAAAGGTTATGTCGAGACCTTGATCAATGAAAAATTGGCTGTCTATCTTGAAGAAAACCCGCAAGTTGCCAAGAAAATTCTTGAGAAGGGGATTGAGGCGGCAAGAGCTCGAGAGGCTGCACGTAAGGCACGTGATTTAACGCGTCGTAAAGGAGCACTTGATGGCTTATCATTACCAGGTAAGCTTGCAGATTGTCAGGAAAAAGATCCGGCTCTCAGTGAAATCTATATCGTCGAGGGCGATTCCGCGGGTGGAAGTGCCAAACAGGGCCGAGATCGATCGAACCAGGCTATCTTGCCATTGAAAGGTAAGATCCTTAATGTTGAAAAATCGCGTTTTGATAAAATGCTGACCTCAAATGAGATTCGCACTTTGATTACAGCGATGGGGGCCGGTATTGGTAAAGATGATTTCGATATTGCTAAAATTCGATATCATCGAATTATTATTATGACTGATGCTGATGTTGACGGTTCGCACATTCGTACTTTGCTATTGACGTTCTTCTTTCGACAAATGCCTGAAATTATTGAGCGTGGTTATCTTTATATTGCTCAACCTCCACTTTATAAGCTTAAAAAAGGCAAAAAAGAGATATATCTCAAAGATGAAGAAACTTTGTTAGATTATTTATTGTCTATTGGTGTTGAAAATTGTTCAATTGATATGAATAATGGCGATAAGATTATTCGTGGTAAACAGATAATACCAACACTTAAAAATATAATTGACTATGATAATCTTTTTGAAAAACTAATCCATAAAGGCATTAAAAGAGAACTTCTGAAAATATTTGTAGAAAATAAAATACAATTTAATTTTGAAGATCTCGTAGATCTTAATCCTCTTGTAAATACTTTGCAACAAGCTGCATCTCACGCTGAGTTTACGTTACTGGAAAATCCTGCTCGGATTTTATTTACATTAGGTAACGTAAGAGCTCGTATTGATCAAAAGAGTCTAGATATTCTTTCCAGTCATGAGTATAAGCTGTTGCTCCAATCGTTTAAACAACTTATTACAATTACAAAAGAAGATGTTGTTGTTATACAACAAGAAGAAAAAGAACCCGTTTCGGTTAATGATCGAGAAGAGCTTCTTGATTTCTTTTTGAGCCGTGCCAAGAAAGGTCAGTATATCCAGCGCTATAAAGGTCTTGGAGAAATGAACCCGGAGCAGCTTTGGGAAACAACGATGGATCCGGAAAAACGGGTATTGTTACAGGTTAAAATTGAAGATGCTGTGGCAACAGATAATATCTTTACCGTTTTAATGGGTGATCAGGTTGAGCCACGTCGCGAATTTATAGAAAATAATGCACTGAATGTGTCAAATCTTGATATTTAA
- the gyrA gene encoding DNA gyrase subunit A, which produces MLSQQNKVSVNIENEMRKSYMDYAMSVIIGRALPDIRDGLKPVHRRVLFAMHELGNEYNKPYKKSARVVGDVIGKYHPHGDSAVYDTIVRMAQSFSMRNPLVDGQGNFGSIDGDSAAAMRYTEVRMAKLSHELLADIEKETVDFGPNYDDSLSEPIVLPCKFPNLLVNGSEGIAVGMATKIPPHNLGEVINGLVSIIDDPTLTFEDLIQIIPGPDFPTAGFILGHEDVQEAYRTGRGIIQMRAKAMVEIDRRTSRESIVINEIPYQVNKAKLIEKIANLIKEKKIEGISDLRDESDRDGMRIVIDLKREAVAGVVLNQLYKMTAMQSSFGIIMLAIVGGQPKILTLREVLDQFIDHRKEIVTRRCVFELKKAEARAHILEGLKIALENLDELIQIIKTSANSQEAKARLIERFTFSDIQAQAILDMRLHRLTGLERDKIINEYNEVLAQIARLKEILGSEVEILKIIRAELIEVKENYDDPRRTEIIAKTKDLSIEDLIVEEDMVVTVSHSGYIKRNAVSLYRSQRRGGKGKTGMRPKEEDFVEKLFIASTHSYILVFTDQGKVYWLKVHEIPQGGRAARGKAIVNLLQLAPEERVMTILPVKEFVEDKYIIAATKNGVVKKTELMAYANPRQGGIISMTIDEGDSLVATRITDGSMDVLLASHHGKSIRFAETDVRPMGRTARGVRGMQLEGDDTIIGMEVVNDNTSASLVSVTENGYGKRTNLSEYRVQSRSGKGIITIKTSDRNGYVVDIKLVTDEEDLMFITDRGKILRTRVGSLSIIGRNTQGVRLMVLEDDERIVAVAKLAEKEEELPQELIENDSEEEPAADQEDE; this is translated from the coding sequence ATGCTCTCTCAGCAAAATAAAGTCAGCGTCAATATAGAAAATGAAATGCGTAAGTCCTATATGGACTACGCAATGAGTGTCATTATCGGTCGAGCATTACCCGATATTCGCGATGGTCTTAAGCCTGTTCACCGTCGCGTCTTGTTCGCGATGCATGAACTCGGCAATGAGTATAATAAACCGTATAAAAAATCAGCACGTGTTGTTGGTGATGTTATTGGTAAATACCATCCCCATGGTGACAGTGCTGTCTATGACACTATCGTCCGTATGGCGCAAAGTTTTTCCATGAGGAATCCTCTGGTTGATGGTCAGGGAAACTTTGGTTCTATTGATGGTGATTCAGCGGCTGCTATGCGTTATACGGAAGTTCGGATGGCAAAACTGTCACACGAACTTTTAGCTGACATTGAAAAGGAAACGGTTGATTTCGGTCCTAACTACGATGATTCTCTTTCCGAACCTATTGTTTTACCCTGTAAATTTCCAAATCTTTTGGTTAATGGTTCTGAAGGTATTGCCGTCGGCATGGCAACAAAGATTCCTCCCCATAACCTTGGTGAGGTGATCAATGGCCTGGTTTCTATTATCGATGATCCAACTCTTACTTTTGAGGATCTAATTCAGATTATTCCTGGACCGGATTTTCCTACTGCCGGATTTATTCTAGGGCACGAAGATGTTCAGGAAGCCTATCGAACGGGGCGTGGCATCATTCAGATGCGGGCTAAGGCGATGGTTGAAATCGATCGCCGTACCAGTCGGGAAAGCATTGTCATCAATGAAATTCCTTACCAGGTCAATAAAGCTAAATTGATCGAAAAGATCGCTAACCTGATTAAAGAGAAAAAAATAGAAGGTATCTCTGACCTGCGCGACGAGTCAGATCGTGATGGCATGCGGATTGTTATCGATCTGAAAAGGGAAGCAGTGGCCGGCGTTGTTCTCAATCAGCTCTATAAAATGACGGCGATGCAGAGTTCTTTCGGTATCATTATGTTGGCGATTGTCGGAGGACAACCGAAGATTCTGACGCTTCGAGAGGTTCTCGATCAATTTATCGACCATCGTAAGGAGATTGTCACCCGCCGTTGTGTTTTTGAACTGAAAAAGGCCGAAGCGCGTGCGCATATTCTTGAAGGTCTTAAAATTGCGCTGGAAAATCTGGACGAATTGATCCAGATCATCAAAACATCGGCCAATTCTCAAGAAGCCAAAGCGCGATTAATTGAACGATTTACTTTCAGTGATATTCAGGCTCAGGCGATCCTGGATATGCGGTTGCATCGTTTGACCGGTCTGGAGCGGGATAAAATCATCAACGAGTACAATGAGGTGCTCGCTCAAATTGCCCGTCTTAAAGAGATTCTCGGCAGTGAAGTAGAGATTTTGAAAATTATCCGTGCCGAATTGATCGAAGTTAAGGAAAATTATGACGATCCTCGCCGTACAGAAATTATCGCTAAAACCAAAGATCTGTCCATTGAAGATCTGATTGTTGAAGAGGATATGGTGGTCACGGTTTCCCACTCCGGTTATATCAAACGGAATGCCGTGTCACTCTACCGCTCGCAACGACGTGGCGGAAAAGGGAAAACCGGGATGCGACCCAAAGAGGAGGATTTTGTTGAGAAACTCTTCATCGCCTCGACCCATTCCTATATTCTCGTTTTCACTGATCAAGGAAAAGTCTACTGGTTAAAAGTCCATGAGATTCCGCAAGGCGGTCGCGCTGCACGAGGTAAAGCGATTGTCAACCTGCTGCAACTGGCTCCGGAAGAGCGGGTCATGACCATTTTGCCGGTGAAGGAATTTGTCGAAGATAAATATATTATCGCTGCAACGAAAAACGGTGTGGTCAAGAAAACAGAGCTAATGGCCTATGCTAATCCCCGCCAAGGCGGCATCATCTCCATGACGATTGACGAAGGTGATTCACTGGTTGCCACCCGGATTACCGACGGAAGCATGGATGTTCTTCTTGCCAGCCACCATGGTAAATCGATCCGCTTTGCCGAAACGGATGTACGTCCTATGGGACGTACGGCACGAGGTGTTCGTGGTATGCAGTTGGAAGGTGATGACACGATTATCGGTATGGAGGTGGTCAATGACAATACCTCTGCATCACTGGTCAGTGTGACTGAAAACGGTTATGGTAAACGCACTAACCTCAGTGAATACCGCGTACAAAGCCGTAGTGGTAAAGGTATCATCACCATTAAAACATCCGATCGAAATGGTTACGTTGTCGATATTAAACTGGTAACCGATGAAGAAGATCTGATGTTCATTACCGACCGGGGCAAGATTCTGCGCACCCGTGTTGGCTCACTGTCGATTATCGGGCGCAATACTCAGGGGGTCCGATTGATGGTTTTGGAAGATGATGAACGGATCGTAGCTGTTGCAAAATTAGCGGAAAAAGAGGAAGAGTTACCTCAAGAATTGATTGAGAACGACTCTGAGGAAGAACCCGCTGCTGATCAAGAGGACGAATAA
- a CDS encoding NAD(P)H-dependent glycerol-3-phosphate dehydrogenase: protein MVKQISVIGAGSWGTSLANLLAKKGHQVTLWAYEADLVARMQQTHINDLYLPEIKLSNNLSFTNEIGLAAEKEVVLFVPPSQAMRVVLSSCVDHLSSEALIISASKGIENKTLCPMSDIFDELLPDGLKNRTAYLSGPTFAKEVALEQPSAVVAAAHDQSIAQLAQIVFNTDYFRVYTNDDVIGVELGGAIKNVIALAAGVCDGLNYGYNTRAALITRGLAEMKRLGLAMGAKAETFAGLAGMGDLVLTCTGDLSRNRTVGVELGKGRKLNEILSEMTMIAEGVKTTLSTFELAKKIKVEVPIVEQMYAILYEEKDPRQAVVELMQRELKSEYV, encoded by the coding sequence GTGGTTAAGCAGATTAGTGTCATCGGTGCTGGAAGTTGGGGGACCAGCTTAGCTAACCTGTTGGCAAAAAAGGGTCATCAGGTCACTTTGTGGGCCTATGAAGCAGACCTTGTCGCCCGGATGCAGCAGACGCATATTAATGATCTGTATCTTCCGGAGATAAAACTGTCGAATAATCTCTCTTTCACCAATGAGATTGGCTTGGCTGCAGAAAAAGAGGTTGTCCTGTTTGTGCCGCCATCACAGGCCATGCGGGTCGTTTTATCCTCATGTGTGGATCATTTGTCGTCTGAGGCACTGATCATTTCAGCATCCAAAGGGATTGAAAACAAGACACTGTGTCCCATGTCCGACATTTTTGATGAATTGCTGCCAGACGGTTTGAAAAATCGCACGGCCTACCTGTCTGGACCCACTTTTGCTAAAGAGGTGGCTCTTGAGCAACCCTCTGCCGTTGTCGCTGCGGCACATGACCAGTCGATTGCTCAGCTGGCGCAGATCGTGTTTAACACGGATTATTTTCGGGTCTATACCAACGATGATGTCATTGGTGTTGAACTCGGCGGGGCGATTAAAAATGTGATCGCTTTGGCCGCAGGTGTTTGTGACGGACTTAACTACGGTTATAATACCCGCGCTGCACTGATTACCAGAGGCTTGGCTGAAATGAAACGGCTTGGTCTGGCCATGGGGGCCAAAGCCGAAACCTTTGCCGGTCTGGCAGGTATGGGTGATCTGGTGTTGACCTGTACCGGAGATCTCTCCCGAAACCGCACGGTTGGTGTGGAATTGGGTAAAGGGCGTAAACTCAACGAAATTCTGTCTGAAATGACGATGATTGCTGAGGGGGTTAAAACAACTCTGTCGACCTTTGAACTGGCGAAAAAAATCAAAGTGGAAGTTCCCATTGTCGAACAGATGTATGCCATTCTCTATGAAGAAAAAGATCCGCGCCAGGCTGTGGTTGAACTGATGCAGCGTGAACTTAAATCGGAGTATGTGTGA
- a CDS encoding peptidylprolyl isomerase codes for MMLSIQKIVFIALAVLIPTVCMAGPQVKMTTNYGPIVIELDDTHAPVSTNNFLRYTDGGFYNGTIFHRVIPGFMIQGGGFTQKMDRKVTRQPITNEATNGLKNMRGTIAMARTGRVDSATSQFFINLVDNAFLDHKTKTARGYGYAVFGKVIEGMDVVDKIAKVKTGRKKGMADVPSQSVIIESVERIAAP; via the coding sequence ATGATGTTATCTATCCAAAAAATTGTTTTCATAGCGCTGGCAGTATTGATTCCGACAGTGTGTATGGCCGGACCTCAGGTAAAGATGACAACCAATTACGGACCGATTGTCATCGAACTGGATGACACGCATGCGCCAGTATCTACCAACAATTTCCTGCGTTATACTGACGGCGGCTTTTATAACGGGACGATTTTTCATCGTGTTATTCCCGGCTTTATGATTCAAGGTGGAGGCTTTACCCAAAAAATGGATCGTAAGGTCACCCGCCAACCCATTACCAATGAAGCGACCAATGGCTTGAAAAATATGCGTGGAACCATTGCCATGGCGCGAACAGGTCGTGTTGATAGCGCGACAAGCCAGTTTTTTATCAATCTGGTCGACAATGCTTTTCTCGATCATAAAACAAAAACAGCCCGTGGTTACGGCTATGCTGTTTTCGGAAAAGTGATCGAAGGAATGGATGTTGTTGATAAAATTGCTAAGGTGAAAACAGGCCGAAAAAAAGGGATGGCGGATGTTCCATCTCAAAGTGTGATTATCGAATCAGTTGAGCGGATAGCAGCACCATAA
- a CDS encoding endonuclease/exonuclease/phosphatase family protein, which yields MTTIRIISYNLQGCHDSGAVFQLIDHYHADYVALQNIQDLPHGQTLEALAAFCGMDIASQGETRNLALLSRRPVKMIQTYDLGYGAGCMRAELIADDKRCLLYNVCLHGGVYKRWVQIRRLHGPDLLNHHQLSLPTIVLGDFLDVIWMVGSLRFHKQMTPLSPPFYQGTYPAFFPLFARDKAYGKNGIVVENSFVDRSERARSGSRHLPLIMDVMIVDNRIALKNKKMSKAAPAGVFSG from the coding sequence ATGACCACTATCCGCATCATCTCTTACAACCTGCAGGGCTGCCACGACAGTGGAGCTGTTTTCCAATTGATAGATCATTATCATGCGGATTATGTCGCCCTGCAGAATATTCAGGATCTCCCTCACGGTCAGACTCTTGAGGCGTTGGCAGCGTTTTGCGGTATGGATATTGCCAGCCAGGGGGAAACTCGAAACCTGGCATTGCTCAGTCGCCGACCGGTTAAAATGATCCAGACTTACGATCTCGGCTATGGCGCGGGATGTATGCGTGCTGAATTAATTGCCGATGATAAACGCTGCCTGCTGTATAACGTGTGTTTACATGGTGGAGTATATAAGCGCTGGGTGCAGATACGCCGTCTCCACGGCCCCGATCTTCTTAACCACCACCAATTGAGTTTACCAACCATCGTCCTCGGTGATTTCCTTGATGTGATCTGGATGGTAGGTTCACTTCGGTTTCACAAACAGATGACCCCACTTTCTCCCCCATTCTATCAGGGAACCTACCCTGCCTTCTTCCCTCTATTTGCTCGTGACAAAGCCTATGGAAAAAATGGAATCGTTGTTGAGAACAGTTTTGTTGATCGCAGTGAAAGAGCGCGTAGTGGCAGTCGACATCTGCCGCTGATTATGGACGTGATGATCGTGGATAACCGCATTGCCTTAAAGAATAAAAAAATGTCCAAAGCCGCACCTGCTGGGGTTTTCAGTGGTTAA
- the nth gene encoding endonuclease III encodes MTKKEKKKWFETIITILDQHYPEAQCSLNFSNPLELVIATLLSAQTTDIRVNLVTRKLFERYRDVHAYAQADIHEVEEIIRSIGCYRVKAKHIVAAAQLLCQKFSGQVPDQLDDLIQLPGVGRKTANVVLSNAFDKPGFPVDTHVKRVARRLGWTRQSDPVKIESELCRYVEPPLWGHTSHLLIYHGREICKARSPQCERCPVENQCKKVF; translated from the coding sequence GTGACAAAAAAAGAGAAGAAAAAATGGTTTGAAACCATCATTACTATTCTGGATCAACACTATCCCGAAGCCCAGTGTTCACTGAATTTCTCCAATCCCCTTGAACTGGTAATTGCCACGCTACTTTCCGCTCAGACAACCGATATACGTGTCAATTTAGTTACCCGAAAACTGTTTGAACGTTATCGTGATGTTCACGCGTATGCTCAAGCCGACATTCACGAAGTGGAAGAGATTATCCGCAGCATTGGGTGTTATCGGGTTAAAGCAAAACATATCGTGGCCGCTGCTCAATTACTATGTCAGAAATTTTCCGGTCAGGTCCCGGATCAATTGGACGATCTGATTCAGTTACCCGGGGTTGGCCGCAAGACCGCCAATGTTGTGCTGAGTAATGCTTTTGATAAGCCGGGATTTCCCGTAGATACGCATGTTAAACGGGTTGCGCGTCGGTTAGGATGGACCCGACAGAGCGACCCGGTTAAAATTGAGAGCGAACTGTGTCGCTATGTGGAACCCCCATTATGGGGACATACGTCCCATCTGTTGATCTATCACGGCCGTGAGATCTGCAAAGCGCGGTCACCACAGTGTGAACGATGTCCGGTTGAAAACCAGTGTAAAAAGGTTTTTTAA